In Pyxicephalus adspersus chromosome 10, UCB_Pads_2.0, whole genome shotgun sequence, the DNA window TTATACATACCATTTTCCCAGGTGTCTTTGTACTCAGCTGTAGGTGGGTACTAAATCCTGCAGTGCAGAAACATGATGATATTTGATTGAAACATATGAAACATTCTCCTGAACACGCACGAATAAGAGTTACGTGATCAGTGGCCAAAGATGATCACCCGTCTTCACGAAAGCCCGTTGTGCGTCCAGTGGCAAAGATGGAGCATTCAGGGGGATGCCAGGTGCTGGACCTTGTATCACTGCAGGATGGCTGTAcatgggtaagtatgtgccaaGTATGCTGTGTATATATGCGGATTATGGCAGAACCTCACCACCCATCgagtttatttcagctttaaataactCTGGGCATAATTTATTCCGGAAAAGCATCCCTACCAAGTGGTGAAACGGACTTTCGAATCAGGACAGCGCCAGAGACAGGGCGAATAGTGCATCAGAAATGCTTTTCTAAACATTTagaatgtttaatgttttttgtaaagtttgaatTGTGCTCATAAGTTCCAACGTGTgatgactgcattagttttctttttcaggtcaATTACATTgcaggtaaaaaagaaaactgttgatGTCGAAAATCCTAAATTTTTAACTTCCTGTACACCATAATCGATGTTATCCCAGTGTCCCCAGTTACATTTTGTGAACTGTCCTCATGTGACAGAGACAAGAAGCGGGTAAAGACTGTATATGTAGTCTAAATTAGGAGAGAGCTTAGGGAGACAATGCTGATACTCCAAACATACAGTACAGGTGAGTGTTGTCTCCGTAGGACAAGGAGtatgtaaagctgtgtacacgCGTTAGATTTTGGTCACCTGACACGACTATTTGTAATCTTCTTCCTTTGCAAAAATCTGTAAAGCTTTCCCCCAATGTCTTCCCCTTaataagccactgtgctgcatcATTAATGACTGATGATGACTACTTTTGAAATCTCTTGGAGAGCCTCTTGCATATCCTCCCCACTCCCCTTCTCTTTAGAGATTGTTTTTAGCTATACTAGAATGAATAGGCTTTGTGCAGATATCACAGTTCTCTTCTATAGAGAGGGGACAGGACAAACATTGCATGTCTGTATGGGGTTTTACCAGCAGgattaaaggtgaaaaaaaacacatgaaggtACCACATCTACTGAAAATCTGCAATATATTCGCAGCACggtggatcagtggttagcactctggcctttgcagcgctaggtcacaggttcaaatcttggtcaggtcactatctgcatggagtttgcaggttctccctgtgtttgtgtgagtttcctcccacattccaaaaacatgcagttgggttaaatggcttccccccagatTGGCCTTTAGACtgtgacatataactatggtaggaacattagattgtgagctcctttgagggatagctagtgacaggactatggactttgtacagcgttgcataatatgttggcgctatataaatactgtgtaataatatattacatgtatgtgCTTGAATGGCTTAACCtaatacagtacatataaaaatgttgccTTGCACGCTATAACCTGGTTTATTTCCCTACCTTGCTTCCAGTCCACGACTTTTAAAGAAGCTCCTTGGTTAGCTACATATATCCGGTCTGCAGCAGCACACAGAGCGAAGAGACCCCGCAGTGGGAGAGACAGACTGTCACAGGAGTGAAGAAGACTCAGTGAACCAGATGGAGAGATTTTCCAAACCTTCAGGTAGCCATCTAATGAACCAGAATACAGTAATCCAGCATGGAACTGAAAGGGAACAAATATGTCTTATTAGTGTCTGGATATCATTATTTATCTAATAAAGAATCCTTTCAATTACCTTACCTGCAAGGCTGTTACTTTCTCTTCATGACTTCTCTGTGACCGCAAGTTTTCCTGTGTTTCCAGGTCCCAGACATCAATCTTTCCGCCATCTGTATAACAACAAGAGTGTGGTCAGTTTTTCCAGACATTCAAGGAGTGGCCACTAGTGTTgatcaaatatctcactatttgattcgacagctattcgattcaatagggggatattgttcgggtgattgaatgctgaattcgaacaccattaaagtcaatagtgggaaaattcgagttatttttcgggactgtgaaaaactgcaagagcaatcaggggagcagagctgacagctacACTCCCCTGATTGGAGtcgcagccctttactagttgtatgtgttcttggatagagtttctctatccaagaacacaggagccctgtgttcctggatcgtgaaactccatccaggaataaggatagtgctccctgattggctgaggaaagctttcctcagccaatcagagagcactagaggttttaaatggggagacttgtccccatttaacctgcAGTGCTGGGGATCCAGTGCACACTGTTCTCGATGAATGCGactgtggccgcattcattgaggagatccctggggcactagaggctaaatggagacaagtcttcccattcattcacctgtagtgctttgtgattgggtggggaaaggaaaatcctgatgatgcttgagctgtcatcagggtttacctttcttcagccaatcacagagcactagaggtgatgaatggggaaacttgtccccatttaacctctagtgcccagggatcccacactgacaggaggattcccacagctgtgcagccgtgggaatcatcatgttattgtgggataacctgtaaaaaaaaataaaagttagttgcacaaatcacacacattcaataaattacttaaatttttttttaacacatttttacacacaaatttgcagtttatccgaattcgaacagccatatttgcgGTGAATAAAAGGAGaacccgaattggaacaccaacactagagaCCACTACgtattttagaattaaaattaaataaatctgttttttaaatcagaatgCTTTAAAATagatcatttcattattttaggaCGAATTGAACTTTGCTAAAATACCAGGTGCATTCAAACAAAAGATGTGCAGAGGCTAACAGTTCATTCTTTTTACAAAGCAACCACAGTCTGAGTGGAAAAGCTTTTCCTCTGCCATCATGCAGCAGAAAAAGACCTTTGCCATCTGTGCAAAGGTATAAGACCATTTCTTTCCGTGCAACAACCATACCTGACGTCCTTTTTTGGATGAATAGGCACAGATTTCTACAGTCACACTTCAAAATCTTGTGAAAACCCTAATAAGTTGAGTGAATATTGGTATAGCCTCAAAGGTGAGCAGCTTCATATCATTGCTCTTGGTTCTGTAATGGgctgtccaacaagctcataaaAGTGCAACGGTAAGGTGGCCACAAATTTTAAAAGCCATGTAGTATAGAAGTTAGACTCACCAGATCCAGATATAATTAGACTAGTGTCCGGTATATATACAATGGCTGAAACTGCCGAGAAAGTGTATATGCTGAGCAGAGGCTGACCTAAAGGgttaaaaacaaaggaaaaataaatgtaaaaaagggaaGTTTGAATAAAACCGAAAAGAAGACGTGCAAAGAGCATAAAGTGCATCAAATCTGAAACAAAAGACCAAAATCCATGGTGCATTAGGATCAATTGCCACCCTGGCCTATTTTGAGCCTGTATCTCTGTAACTTTAAAAATCCAGGTAAAATATTGAAGGAatgtatacatatgtaaaaaaaaatgaaaaaggggtttgctgcaatactcaccaaAGTCCTAATTTGTCACCTATAGGTAATATAGTATATATCACCAATAGTAATACCTCTTCTCTTTTAGTTGCCGCCAGTCTTCCAAGTAGCATGTGGGCCAGGGCCATTTAATCTCATTTTTCTAAGCCCAGGCTGTCATAAATTTGCCCCTGAGGTGGTGTCATCAGGCAGCCTGGGCTCAAAAAGCGAAGGACCTGTGATATTCTCGGACCAGTCAGAAAACCACTACAAATTTGtctcttttttaatgtataactTCTCCCCAGTCTCTGATTGTCTTTTGCAGAAGGTACCCAGTAACTTAGTTTGGCAAGGTTCAGAAATATATCCAATACACATTCCACCTTTGTTAAATATAGTCACTTGTAACTGTAACcagaaaatgaaaatagaatGCTACAGAGGCATTGTGTCCTGAAGGAAGGGATTTGTGATGTACAGCTACACGAAATACAACTGCTAATGATAACCGCCTTTGACAGGCCATAACTATTTGTAAATTATGAATAGAAACACATTCATGTTCACATTTTCAAGCTAATGAGTTATCAAAATGGGGCTATGGCTGATTGACTGCTTAGAATAAACTCCAATATTGCATAAGCTTCTATGTCACATATTTAGAATGTGTGTctcaacaaaatgttaaaaaaaattgaaaaaaagacattttgcacatctctgcaatacaaacacaaaccgcaagaaaatacctgttgatctgcaaGAAACCCAGTGAGTTCCTCATGTAGTGTGTTGAGCCTCCGCTGAAATCTCAAGCAAAGTGTCAAGAGTGCACGGATTAATGTATGATGGACTAATGAACACCTATCTCATATTTTATGGACAAACACAATGGGATAAGAGGGAAAACTGACGAGAAATTAGGGCAGGGCTGACAAGACTGCTAGGAATTTCAGTGTAGCAGAAGAAACATTGTTGCCGCATTATTAGAAGATAAAGCAAATTGATTTTCTGGCATTTTAAtgggtatttttttccatttgcagtgttttttaattaataaaatgtatcgCACCGATGTActaaatatattctttgtttattttgccCAGGCATACACTTCCAAACACTAGATGTATTCACCAATCTCCCTAAAGTATAATATTTGGAAATACTATGTAATCCATGGCATATTCTTGACCATTAGCCCTTGCATCACTCACCTGTGATCAGACTCCAGACTTTGATACTGCTATCTGCTGAACCGCTGGAGACAAAGTGCTCATGTGGCGGTAAGAGACTGGAGTCTGAAAAACAGAATAGTCACATAAAACTTTAATATGGaacaagaaaatgaaatgagaaacaaaataacCGTCTTGTCCTATCTTCTCCATTACACTGATTTTCACTTACTTAACTTCTTTTCCCTTGGCGAGACCAAAGTCAGACATGTGACTGCTTCTGTGTGCCCGCATAGAGTCTTCAACTCTGAGCCGGTGGAAATGTCCCATACACGGACCGATGTGTCCCAGCTGTCACaaggtataatattattaatacacagtatttatatagcgccatcatattacgcagcactgtacaaagttcatagtcatgtcactaactgtctctcaaaggggcccacaatctaatgtccctaccatggttatATGTCACTaccacagtctaatgtcaatttggggggaagccaaataacctaactgcatggttttggaatttgggaggaagcccatgcaagcacagggagaacttacaaactccatgcagatagtgtcctggtaaGGATTTCAAcgtgggatctagcactgcaaaggccagagtgctaaccactcttttcctttaattcctggaggctcagcatcacatgtgggcgaTACCAAGGATGATCTGCATGCTAATGCagcctctgagccactgtgctgcccccgATATAGGCAAATGGAGAAATGTACATGAAAAGGACAGGAAGAAGTAGAAGTGGGGAATTACAATGTAGCCTGGTAGATACAATTTCCCGGAGTGCTTTACTCTGATCAGCTGGAAATATAAACCCACAAAACCTATTTTCAGGTAGAAATATAAATCCACTGGACTATGTAGGGTTTAGATCTGCTTGATGCAATAGCTGTGCACCTTGCAGCAAATTCTACTCCCAACTTTAAtctcttttaggaaaaaaaatggactGTGACAATGAGGCATCCTGCAAATTGGCAGATATATCTGATCACATTAGGTCCGTCTTCATTGCTTGGCAGGATTTGAACTAGGAAACTATTGGAAATCACTGCTATTAAGCATATGACCAACATAAGACCTCCATGTTCCAATTTGTTTGGCCTTTACCAATGCGGGCATATTCTGCAAGGGGTGGCATGCAACCAAAGAAAAACTCTTAATCTGTTGCTTGAATGTTCTCAGCAGCATTTATAGGAAAGCAGCCAAGATTGGCCTTATGCAAGAATCAGAATTTTCAGATTCAGTAATATCCTGCCTGACCTCATGCTGATAACACATGCTGTCTTCCCAACTCCTGATAGCACATAACTGTATTATATAACAGAGTCGGAGAAATAAACTGTATGTTCACTTAAATGAAAAAAGTGGAGACTTCTTTCCTTCATCTCTTACTTTATCTCAATTGGTTTCTAttattcatgaataaaaaaaaaaccctgtgtaaAATGATTCAACCTGTATAAAATGATTTTCGGTTACAGTTTGgtaaaagctgggtcacaatacaagggccaccacctgcctacagcttaaAAAATTCAGGAGAGAACACTGCAGTTCCATTTATTAAGAAGGCTTTCTTGTAAGTTTCTGACCACAGAAGGAAATTTATGTTCTTTTAGTCAGTTTGTGTCCCCAATTCCTCCTAAGGACCTACAGAATTCCCATAGTCAGATTGTTGCTCTCAGTCCCAATCACACATGGGTCCCCATGGAGAATAAAAGATCTGTGATGTCAGCAAAACCCAGCAAGCTCCATTTTAGTCACTGCATCCAGGCCTTGGGGTTTGGGGAAATAAAGGATCCTATTAAGTACATAATTATGTTGATTGTTGATGTTATGTACAATACCAAGCTGGGAGACGGACAGTGAAGTCAAGCAGTCCAGCAGATCAGAGCAGATAATTCTCAGACTTCAGGTGACTTCTGACATTCAGGATGCAGATTCGGGGATGCTCAGGTAAAACAAGTAAAGCTAAACAAAATGGTAGGGGGGTTGTGGGTGGTTCACATGTAAGCCTGCACAATAATACAAAGTTAATGTGTATTGGCAAAAAACAACATAtccaatgttcaacccagaaattttaagCCAGacgggaagaaattgtaggcgtgtattgtgaccaaactcatcaATTACCAagcaaaaacagccgggtggtcaaagACAAGTGCCCGGTGGTGAGCTcgggagaacactgtatttctgtttattgcatattgagtctttttttaaaatgctgcatgtaCAGAAAATACTAGGTAAATTACCAGAATTCCagtattgccattttttttgcagtgttataACCACTGTCTAAGTTCTCCTGTGCTGGACTACAGGACACGTATCCCTGATGTTACTGAGATAATGAGAGACTGTTTTGTAGTCCAGCATGGACAATACGTTGGAAGCTCATTGGATTTAATGTTCTTTAGTTGTTTAGACATCATTTTTCTAGCTGTGCCGATGCGGGAACGATTCCTGTGACAAGAACAACTTCTACTAGGAGTAAGGAAcaccagaaaagaaaaacaaaacattatgctAAGTCCCTCAACCCTAGTCCTAAAAGGCCACATGAAAGCCAGATTTTTATACAAACCATTATTTTCTGACTCTGTAAACTGTTCCTTACTgctgtattaaaaatgtgtgcaAGATACTGGCCCTGGACTGGTAAAGACCCCCGGAAAAgataccaataaaataaaggattttatacaTCCATTCTTCTTTCTTTATGAACATTTGTCTGACCAAAGCCTAACTGAACCCAACTTTGAAGTCTCTGTTGTGATATTTGAGGATGAcgtacagttaagtccataaatatttgaacagagacaacttttttctatttttggttctgtacattaccacaattaatcttaaatgaaacaactcggaggCAGTTGAACTGGCAGATCAAATGTAGGAACGAAGAGTAGTCTGTATCCCTTCTCCCCTTTTATTTCTTTGATATTATCCAAtggaatatatgaaaaaaaaatatgataatataaGGAGGGGGCGAAGAATTCTGGCGCACGCGCATTAGCACCTTATAGATGCCAAGAGCCCAGCATATAAACTGGAGGTTTTGGCAGCTGTAACCCTTTACAACACATATACCCATTTATGGCTGTGCTCTGATACAATGTGGTATATCTCAGCAAAGTCAatcaatacccctgaggaagactAAATATAGGTGCAACACGTTTGGTTCCAATTTtaaaaagatggcagcatccaTACCCTTGTGACTTATCTTGTTTTGATTAATACTAGTAGTCAATTGTCTAGTGCCACATGTTGGCCCTTCACAAAGTAAGGTTACTATATGTTGTATGGCAAAGTTGTTATGAATTATTAAGATGATATATTATATGCAACAACtctcaatttaaatatttatcataattTCTGGCAAAACACCTTGTCTTTTCTCTTTATCTTTTATCACTGCCTTGTTTGATTACCAGGGGTTAGCCCAGTTTACCACGAAGAATTTAATGTTAGGCAACACCTCTCCACTCCTATGTACTTTGTTTTCTCTATCATCCAATGGGGATTGAAAGATGAAAAtattggctgcattcattaatattTAGGCTCCTTGttgtatatttagaaaaaattgccTGCTGGTCCCACCTCCCAGAGATGATATATGTGTCATGGATGAGGACTGCAGTCACCAAATCACTATGTCCTTCCAAGCTGTGAACGAGGAATCGGGAGTCCTGGAGTGGAGAGGGATCTGTGAGGAAAGTGGAAAAATTATGGGGttaaacatatttattcacaGAACAGAGTCAAGGTGAAACAAGTGGTGTCATGGTGAAAGGTGTGTAGAGTATTGAGAGCACAGTGTGCACAAGgcaaagagggagagagaagcgCTAAGATTCTATAACAGTGGCAGGCGGAGTAAAGAGAATAGAGATGTGAACAAGAGTTTAAGTTGAtataaatcagtggtcgccaacctttctgacctcacagaccactaaattcataattttaaatcccgcggaccagtaatattaatttttttgaaaagataaatacatttgtaaaataatgatcttcctaatggtgcctgacaaggactgtggcggctctgattcattgatcagctcacggttaattgaagtattactattgttactattatcataagttgcattatctttggtattactaaagaaataccaATAAAGTTGTTTGCTTTTCCTTCCTCATTGTGGGTTTATCTTTTTTGAATTTaacaccaaacaagaaatgataattatcaaagtcaaactatttgatgccagctaatataaattaaatatattcctTACAATACAATTAAACAAAAACTGAGCCAATAGGCCCAATTTtctaaagctccctaagactggagaatataaactatcatgggaggacctgggtgatccaagaaacctgcaacccaggtttgttggataacccaggttctcccatgatagtctatcttgtcttgaggaactttaataaatcaagcctattatCCCTATCACtgctaaatctttttttaaatttcatacacattgtaaaataaatatgattttagttAAAGTGTTTATCACGCACAAATTGTCTgtgaaaaatacacatttttggtaaattaaaaaataatgaggtTGTGTTGGGTAAGTAAGTCCTGTATTGTAACATTTGCATAAGCACACACAATGGCAAAAAACAACATCTAAAATTGTCTGCTTTTTAGTGCTCAACAGTTTAGAGATAAGTCAACTATTGCTGTGAATTATTGAACTCACTCACCCAACAGGAATATTTTAGGTCAACTAACTATTCATTACCATTCAGGGCAAAATGGTTGATTCTTTTGAAATCTCCCTCTTATACACCCACTGATATTTGCCTTTGCAGGGCTTCCCCACATTTTGCTCTTTATTTAGCTGGAGGCTAATATTGAACAGTGTTGGAGCTTACAGTGGATTAACAATCTGTTCTCCTTCTTCAGGTGACAGTCATCTTCCCCATAACCAAAAGTGGAGCATATTTCCAGGGCTCCCACAAAGTAACAGAGGGGGGGACAGTGGTCAAGGTAATTATCAGTGGGTTGTAGGAAGTTTGCACTGAATGAACaaagtgagtttttttattttaaatggaagcTTTAAGTACAAAAACAAGAATGTTGCCATtgctaaattgtttttaaagttgcCAGGTCCATTACTGAAGTCCTAATGCTGACTTCACTACCACTCACTTGGAAAGAGTACACAGGATTCAGACTTCAATAACCACCTGCTGTTCCAGTTTGCAATCAGTAGTTAGTGAAGCAAAGTTGAACATGACAGCTTTggaactaataaaaacaaataggcaGTGGCTGCTCCCATGTATCTGTTGTTAAAGACTCACTTTggcttttattatcattttactgTGCTGCCATTCTTCCTGGTACATGtgctaaaatatataatgaacaCAACAGGGAGAATGGGAcccctttgttgcatctcagatGCTGAGATCTTTAAAAGAAAGTCAGCAGCTCTGTGCCAGATTTTCTATCTGCTAAACAATGGTTGCACCTCATCTGACCATGTCATTGATGTACTGCTGCctttataaagctgaactctaggcagatataagaGGCACAAATGGACGCAAagctgtattcattaataaacaGCTCATATAACTAGGAAGGACAGGTGGAGGCAAATGTAATAGGCAATACATTTACCTCTCTACTGTTCATTCCCAGATGCAGCTAAAACTATTCTGAAGCGAAGCAGCTCAAAGCTTTTGGTCTATGTTCTCTCTGCTACCTGTCCCTGCTATTTCAATAATGGGATTACTTAATGACACCCAATGGACCTTTATTGCAAAAACTAATTAAATTCATAAAATTGATGAGACTGGATGTAAAAGGACTAAAGGTCCTTATGGTGATGTGCTTCAGAAATGTGCTTAGCGCTCTGCTTGCCCGCTATTaaaatgaatgggaaaaaaagccGGAGGACAGCCTGGCCAGGTAATCTGTCAAAGTCATGTAACCAGACTCGCCTTCAATCATGAATTATTTTGTTCGGCGTTAGTAGCCCCCACAGACCtgaaatgtaccttccatcaataaactaattttccttttttttgctccCTCCACCTTCCCCCTTTCTT includes these proteins:
- the LOC140339905 gene encoding kinesin-like protein KIF21A, with translation MLVSLKVELRRHVEELLSRNLKVEPKDAGTKAKEQRSLQPTSVPEPPVKEQNVPKTAPKVKSAQPASKIKPKGQDPSPLQDSRFLVHSLEGHSDLVTAVLIHDTYIISGSWDTSVRVWDISTGSELKTLCGHTEAVTCLTLVSPREKKLNSSLLPPHEHFVSSGSADSSIKVWSLITGQPLLSIYTFSAVSAIVYIPDTSLIISGSDGGKIDVWDLETQENLRSQRSHEEKVTALQFHAGLLYSGSLDGYLKVWKISPSGSLSLLHSCDSLSLPLRGLFALCAAADRIYVANQGASLKVVDWKQDNLVRLSNHTSGSGFVDALAVTPDNLLVASGFNLDQGHGFLNVRDIKTGQYLSTLSHPDISRLLCLAVCRTPDGLCRWVTGGRELLMWEELPKKAAVDSSAIQVQFCADFLHPAPESDSEEDEEEDLWESDDESPPSNEPSQTSSWRWCLLM